Proteins co-encoded in one Streptomyces sp. NBC_01283 genomic window:
- a CDS encoding ABC transporter ATP-binding protein, protein MSTSSPSGRDVLRESIRGQRRDVAVGSVLGSGHQIGEALVPVLIGVAIDQAVTDSDTGALLICLGVLAVGYVALALSFRFGAMAGERSAARAEHTLRISLVRRVLDPGGGAEDGRLPGALVNIATEDAKRVGSVNMALVSGISALTGILTCAVVLLRMSLTLGLVVLVGTPVLLWLGHLLSKPLESRSEAEQERAAHASAVAADLVTGLRILKGIGGESAAIARYRTTSRDSLGATLKAARAQAFQSGMVLTLTGCLIAAVALVGGRLATQGSISLGELVSAVGLALFLLGPLEVLAWVNAEFAQGRASATRIAEVVATSPVVTAGDRSLPFPVRGAVRLDGVRHGGLRGVDLDIAPGELLGVVATDPAHANDLLRCLARRTDPGTGTVELDGIPLRDLDPAELRTAMLVAEHDADLFEGTVRDNVMAAASEATDPEQAMAAAGVTQVARALPDGEHTPVGERGRSLSGGQRQRVALARALAAEPPVLVVHDPTTAVDAVTEAGIAAGVREIRKGRTTVLVTTSPALLSVTDRVVLLDEGRVTDTAPHAEMIRRHEAYRTAVLA, encoded by the coding sequence GTGAGTACTTCAAGTCCGTCGGGGCGGGACGTCCTGAGAGAGTCGATACGGGGCCAGCGGCGCGATGTCGCCGTCGGTTCGGTGCTGGGTTCCGGGCACCAGATAGGCGAGGCGCTGGTCCCCGTCCTGATCGGCGTCGCGATCGACCAGGCCGTCACCGACTCCGACACCGGCGCCCTGCTCATATGCCTCGGCGTGCTCGCCGTCGGCTATGTGGCGCTCGCGCTGAGCTTCCGCTTCGGCGCCATGGCCGGTGAGCGGTCCGCCGCCCGCGCCGAGCACACCCTGCGCATCTCCCTCGTACGACGCGTCCTCGATCCCGGCGGCGGCGCCGAGGACGGCAGGCTGCCCGGCGCCCTCGTCAACATCGCGACCGAGGACGCCAAGCGGGTGGGCTCCGTCAACATGGCCCTGGTGTCGGGGATCTCGGCGCTGACCGGCATCCTCACCTGCGCGGTCGTCCTGCTGCGCATGTCGCTGACACTGGGCCTGGTCGTGCTGGTCGGCACGCCCGTACTGCTCTGGCTCGGGCACCTTCTGAGCAAGCCCCTCGAAAGCCGCAGCGAGGCCGAGCAGGAGCGGGCGGCGCACGCGTCGGCCGTCGCCGCCGACCTGGTCACCGGCCTGCGGATACTCAAGGGCATCGGCGGCGAGTCGGCGGCCATCGCCCGCTACCGCACCACCAGCCGCGACTCCCTCGGCGCCACCCTGAAGGCGGCGCGTGCGCAGGCCTTCCAGAGCGGCATGGTGCTGACCCTGACCGGGTGTCTGATCGCCGCCGTCGCACTCGTCGGAGGCAGGCTCGCCACCCAGGGCAGCATCAGCCTGGGCGAGCTGGTGTCGGCGGTCGGGCTCGCGCTCTTCCTGCTCGGCCCCCTGGAGGTGCTCGCCTGGGTCAACGCCGAGTTCGCCCAGGGCCGGGCGTCGGCCACCCGGATCGCGGAGGTCGTCGCCACCTCGCCGGTCGTCACCGCCGGTGACCGGAGCCTGCCGTTCCCGGTGCGCGGGGCGGTACGGCTCGACGGCGTACGGCACGGCGGGCTGCGCGGAGTGGACCTGGACATCGCGCCCGGCGAGCTGCTCGGCGTGGTCGCCACGGACCCGGCGCACGCCAACGACCTGCTGCGCTGCCTGGCCCGGCGGACCGACCCGGGGACCGGCACCGTGGAACTGGACGGCATCCCCCTGCGGGACCTCGACCCGGCCGAGCTGCGTACGGCGATGCTCGTCGCCGAGCACGACGCGGACCTCTTCGAAGGCACCGTCCGTGACAACGTCATGGCCGCCGCATCCGAGGCCACCGACCCGGAGCAGGCGATGGCGGCCGCCGGAGTCACCCAGGTCGCCCGGGCACTGCCGGACGGCGAGCACACGCCGGTCGGGGAGCGCGGCCGTTCGCTCTCGGGCGGGCAGCGCCAACGCGTCGCCCTCGCACGGGCGCTGGCCGCCGAACCCCCTGTCCTCGTGGTGCACGATCCGACCACCGCGGTCGACGCCGTGACCGAGGCCGGCATCGCGGCCGGTGTCCGCGAGATCCGCAAGGGCCGCACCACGGTCCTGGTGACCACCAGCCCCGCGCTGCTCTCGGTCACCGACCGGGTGGTGCTCCTGGACGAAGGACGGGTCACCGACACGGCCCCGCACGCAGAGATGATCCGACGTCATGAGGCCTATCGCACGGCGGTGCTGGCATGA
- a CDS encoding esterase/lipase family protein, with amino-acid sequence MLRRISVPLTVAAAALLMPLTPAQADTAPRVARTPVIFVHGYNADPGVWGSLRDDFKASGYTDAELFSWGYDTSKSVNEVLSGRFAAYVEQVRAQSGAAKVDIVAHSFGSLVTRWYVKHGGGTGKVAHWASLAGPNHGTATAWACAAWSQACRDMTPGSYVQDGLAEGDETPGDVAYATWWSNCDEVINPDKSVLLDGATNNAAGCLKHNDLLGDDGVSQGVRNFIGG; translated from the coding sequence GTGCTGCGCCGAATCTCCGTTCCGCTCACCGTCGCGGCCGCCGCCCTGCTGATGCCGCTGACCCCGGCCCAGGCGGACACGGCCCCGAGGGTCGCCCGTACTCCGGTGATCTTCGTCCATGGCTACAACGCCGACCCGGGGGTGTGGGGCTCCCTGCGGGACGACTTCAAGGCATCCGGCTACACGGACGCGGAGCTGTTCTCCTGGGGGTACGACACCAGCAAATCGGTGAACGAGGTGCTCTCCGGCCGGTTCGCCGCGTACGTCGAGCAGGTGCGCGCGCAGTCGGGCGCCGCCAAGGTGGACATCGTCGCCCACTCCTTCGGGAGCCTCGTCACCCGCTGGTACGTGAAACACGGAGGCGGCACCGGGAAGGTCGCCCACTGGGCCTCCCTCGCCGGCCCCAACCACGGCACCGCCACGGCCTGGGCCTGCGCCGCCTGGTCGCAGGCCTGCCGTGACATGACGCCGGGTTCGTACGTCCAGGACGGGCTCGCGGAGGGCGACGAGACACCGGGAGACGTCGCCTACGCGACCTGGTGGTCCAACTGCGACGAAGTCATCAACCCGGACAAGAGCGTGCTCCTCGACGGAGCGACGAACAACGCGGCCGGATGCCTGAAGCACAACGACCTGCTGGGGGATGACGGGGTGTCACAGGGAGTGCGGAACTTCATCGGCGGCTAG
- a CDS encoding NUDIX hydrolase family protein: MSDTTETTPGWLTSDELGQARARMPILYVEAVPVRVDDNGEVTSIGLLLGMGRDGAVSRSLVSGRVLHHERVRDALLRHLEKDLGPAALPRVPASLQPFTVAEYFPTLGVTPFHDPRQHAVSLAYIVPVAGDCRPRQDALDLAWFSPQEALSAVVQNEMPGGHGVLLKQALAHAGCLS; encoded by the coding sequence ATGTCTGACACGACCGAAACCACGCCCGGCTGGCTGACCTCCGACGAACTCGGACAGGCCCGTGCACGCATGCCGATCCTGTACGTCGAGGCCGTGCCGGTGCGCGTCGACGACAACGGCGAAGTCACCAGCATCGGCCTCCTGTTGGGCATGGGACGGGACGGAGCGGTCAGCCGCTCCCTCGTCTCCGGCCGGGTCCTGCACCACGAGCGGGTGCGGGACGCCCTCCTGCGCCACCTGGAGAAGGACCTCGGCCCGGCGGCACTCCCCCGCGTCCCGGCCTCCCTGCAGCCCTTCACCGTCGCCGAGTACTTCCCGACGCTCGGCGTCACGCCGTTCCACGACCCCCGCCAGCACGCGGTGTCCCTCGCCTACATCGTCCCGGTCGCCGGTGACTGCCGTCCCCGGCAGGACGCGCTCGACCTGGCCTGGTTCAGTCCGCAGGAAGCCTTGTCGGCTGTGGTCCAGAACGAGATGCCCGGCGGTCACGGCGTCCTCCTCAAGCAGGCCCTCGCGCACGCGGGTTGCCTGTCCTGA
- a CDS encoding YncE family protein, with amino-acid sequence MSSTIRRARRTTAIAVSLAAGSALASTGTAGAATASPAASAPIAPGLYQSAYSDRNAALWVASSVGQPPAPVTESKLLKVDPDTLRVEKSYAPAADAATGAVQSVYGIAVDDEHNTVWTTNTRDNSVSVYSQRTGRHLATLPGVNHSREIVVDERRDLVWASAFGDGTLVAFDSGTFEEKRRVTVPGAGPTGLAVNERTGSVYAADHTGDRIIEVFRGTGSPRLIPTGDGPLSVALSKNGRTAYTGDQTSGTVSVVDLRKGAVTRSVASGGGTKSVAVDHRSGHVLAVNRLSATVTVVDPRKGAVVKTVATPSLPNHVHVAEGTAYVVDKSASGPAGNDLMTRFRVRR; translated from the coding sequence ATGAGCTCAACCATCCGCCGGGCCCGCCGTACCACCGCGATAGCCGTGTCGCTCGCCGCGGGCAGCGCCCTGGCCTCGACCGGCACCGCGGGCGCCGCCACCGCCTCGCCCGCCGCCTCCGCGCCGATCGCGCCGGGCCTCTACCAGTCCGCGTACTCGGACCGGAACGCCGCGCTCTGGGTCGCCTCCTCGGTCGGCCAGCCGCCCGCGCCCGTGACGGAATCCAAGCTGCTGAAGGTCGACCCGGACACGCTCCGGGTGGAGAAGTCGTACGCGCCGGCCGCCGACGCGGCCACCGGCGCCGTCCAGTCGGTCTACGGCATCGCCGTGGACGACGAGCACAACACCGTCTGGACGACGAACACCCGTGACAACTCCGTCTCCGTCTACAGCCAGCGCACCGGCAGGCACCTGGCCACCCTGCCCGGCGTGAACCACTCCCGGGAGATCGTCGTCGACGAGCGGCGTGACCTGGTGTGGGCCAGCGCCTTCGGCGACGGCACCCTCGTCGCCTTCGACTCCGGCACCTTCGAGGAGAAGCGGCGCGTCACCGTCCCCGGCGCCGGTCCGACCGGCCTCGCCGTCAACGAGCGGACCGGGTCCGTATACGCGGCCGACCACACCGGCGACCGGATCATCGAGGTCTTCCGGGGCACCGGAAGCCCGCGGCTCATACCGACCGGCGACGGCCCGCTCTCGGTGGCGCTCTCCAAGAACGGCCGCACCGCCTATACCGGCGACCAGACCTCGGGCACCGTCTCGGTCGTCGACCTCCGCAAGGGCGCCGTCACCCGGTCCGTGGCATCCGGCGGGGGCACCAAGTCCGTGGCCGTCGACCACCGTTCGGGCCACGTCCTGGCCGTCAACCGCCTCTCCGCCACCGTGACGGTCGTCGACCCGCGCAAGGGAGCCGTCGTGAAGACCGTGGCCACCCCCTCCCTGCCCAACCACGTCCACGTCGCCGAAGGCACCGCGTACGTCGTCGACAAGTCGGCATCGGGCCCCGCGGGCAACGACCTGATGACCCGCTTCCGCGTCCGCCGCTGA
- a CDS encoding FABP family protein, which yields MFDPAPEYPYPDGHRPDEAPTPHALLAPVLGLLGTWHGRGQGEYPTLDADFTYAQEVTFSHDGRPFLRYEARAWLLDAEGAPLRPSARESGWWRLQPDGRVEALITQPTGIAEIAVGRAAGDSVDLSTSEVARTPTAKEVKATRRRYTLTEDGHLTFVHDLEAVGQPLQHHLSAELRRTA from the coding sequence GTGTTCGACCCCGCACCGGAGTACCCGTACCCCGACGGTCACCGGCCGGACGAGGCGCCGACGCCGCACGCGCTGCTCGCGCCCGTGCTCGGCCTCCTCGGTACCTGGCACGGCCGGGGGCAGGGTGAGTACCCCACCCTCGACGCGGACTTCACGTATGCCCAGGAGGTCACCTTCAGCCACGACGGCCGCCCCTTCCTCCGCTACGAGGCACGGGCCTGGCTCCTCGACGCCGAGGGCGCACCGCTGCGGCCGTCCGCGCGGGAGAGCGGCTGGTGGCGGCTGCAGCCCGACGGCCGGGTGGAGGCGCTGATCACCCAGCCCACCGGCATCGCGGAGATCGCGGTGGGCCGGGCGGCCGGTGACTCGGTCGACCTGTCCACCAGTGAGGTGGCCCGCACGCCCACCGCCAAGGAAGTCAAGGCCACCCGCCGCCGCTACACGCTCACCGAGGACGGCCACCTCACGTTCGTCCACGACCTCGAAGCGGTGGGCCAGCCCCTGCAGCACCACCTGTCGGCAGAGCTGCGGCGCACGGCGTAG
- a CDS encoding lytic polysaccharide monooxygenase auxiliary activity family 9 protein: MHRKRKLAAMVGAGLAPVLALTLPTGSASAHGYVNAPASRQAQCASGTVSCGEIKWEPQSVEGPKGLRSCSGGNARFADLNDDSKGWKVSNVSRTQTFTWTFTARHRTANYEYFVDGAKVATIDGGNQQPPATVSHQVNLGSATGRHKVLAVWNIGDTSNAFYACIDVNIR; the protein is encoded by the coding sequence ATGCACAGGAAGAGGAAGTTGGCCGCCATGGTCGGTGCGGGCCTCGCACCGGTCCTCGCCCTCACCCTGCCGACCGGTTCGGCCAGCGCGCACGGATACGTCAACGCCCCGGCCAGCCGGCAGGCACAGTGCGCGTCGGGCACCGTCTCGTGCGGTGAGATCAAGTGGGAACCGCAGAGCGTCGAGGGCCCCAAGGGCCTGCGCAGCTGCAGCGGCGGCAACGCCCGGTTCGCCGACCTGAACGACGACAGCAAGGGGTGGAAGGTCAGCAACGTGAGCAGGACACAGACCTTCACCTGGACCTTCACCGCACGGCACCGCACCGCGAACTACGAGTACTTCGTCGACGGCGCGAAGGTCGCCACGATCGACGGCGGCAACCAGCAGCCGCCCGCCACCGTCTCGCACCAGGTCAACCTAGGCAGCGCCACCGGCAGGCACAAGGTGCTCGCGGTCTGGAACATAGGCGACACCTCGAACGCCTTCTACGCGTGCATCGACGTCAACATCCGCTAG
- a CDS encoding YhgE/Pip domain-containing protein: MDDDSAPRHRGTEARASALLRRPKLWLVPTVLTGLLALLLSLLYMGGIISPNRDLRDLPLAIVNADRGEPPAGQKQNLGTQVTRTVLDDTSTGKADWRPLTRAQAQDELDSGKIYGALLIPEDFTDSVAALTTPRATDRPTMTVLTNPGMGSLGSSLASKIATAAAQQSSQAIGEQLKSAGADKKAGSTAGLLLADPIGITTEVGHPIGDNSGLGLSAFYYTLLLVLAGFLGANLISMGVDTALGYADSEIGPWHTRRPTVPISRTQTLLLKMAMTAGITVLTTSLVMLATIAILGMDATHLPLLWVFSYCASLAVGLGVQAINAAFGGIGQLVSMFVFIVLGLPSSGATIPLEAVPGFYRFLGIFEPMRQLSGGVRSILFFDARADAGLARAWIMIAVGVALAAAFGFAMTRYYDRKGLHRMTPQPSP, from the coding sequence ATGGACGACGACAGCGCTCCCCGTCACCGCGGCACCGAGGCACGCGCCTCCGCACTCCTGCGCCGCCCCAAGCTGTGGCTGGTGCCCACCGTCTTGACCGGGCTGCTCGCCCTGCTGCTGTCCCTGCTCTACATGGGCGGCATCATCAGCCCCAACCGCGACCTGCGCGACCTGCCCCTCGCCATCGTCAACGCGGACCGGGGCGAGCCCCCGGCCGGACAGAAGCAGAACCTGGGGACGCAGGTCACCCGGACCGTCCTGGACGACACGTCGACGGGCAAGGCCGACTGGCGGCCGCTCACCCGGGCCCAGGCGCAGGACGAGCTGGACTCCGGCAAGATCTACGGCGCCCTGCTCATCCCCGAGGACTTCACCGACTCCGTCGCCGCGCTCACCACCCCGCGCGCGACCGACCGGCCGACGATGACGGTGCTGACCAACCCCGGCATGGGCAGCCTCGGTTCCTCCTTGGCCAGCAAGATCGCCACGGCGGCCGCACAGCAGTCCTCGCAGGCCATCGGCGAGCAGCTCAAGTCGGCGGGCGCCGACAAGAAGGCCGGGTCCACCGCGGGCCTGCTGCTCGCCGACCCGATCGGCATCACCACCGAGGTCGGCCACCCCATCGGCGACAACAGCGGCCTCGGCCTGAGCGCGTTCTACTACACCCTGCTGCTCGTCCTGGCCGGATTCCTCGGCGCCAACCTCATCAGCATGGGCGTCGACACCGCCCTCGGCTACGCCGACAGTGAGATCGGCCCCTGGCACACCCGCCGCCCGACCGTGCCCATCAGCCGTACCCAGACGCTGCTCCTGAAGATGGCCATGACCGCGGGCATCACGGTCCTGACCACCAGCCTGGTCATGCTGGCGACGATCGCGATCCTGGGGATGGACGCCACCCACCTGCCGTTGCTGTGGGTCTTCTCCTACTGCGCGAGCCTCGCGGTCGGCCTGGGGGTGCAGGCCATCAACGCCGCCTTCGGCGGGATCGGTCAGCTCGTGTCCATGTTCGTGTTCATCGTCCTGGGCCTGCCGTCCTCCGGAGCCACCATCCCGCTGGAGGCGGTCCCCGGCTTCTACCGCTTCCTCGGCATCTTCGAACCCATGCGCCAGCTCAGCGGGGGCGTCCGCTCCATCCTCTTCTTCGACGCCCGCGCCGACGCCGGACTCGCCCGCGCCTGGATCATGATCGCGGTCGGGGTGGCCCTCGCCGCCGCATTCGGGTTCGCGATGACCCGGTACTACGACCGCAAGGGGCTGCACCGGATGACGCCCCAGCCCTCGCCCTGA
- a CDS encoding SLC13 family permease, protein MSAELISILVLVVVFVIATTRSINMGALAFAAAFAVGELAADLDADGIFAGFPGDLFVVLVGVTYLFAIARANGTTDWLVHASIRLVRGRIALIPWVMFVITGALTAIGAVSPAAVAIVAPIALSFAARYGISPLLMGAMVVHGAQGGGFSPISIYGSIVNGIVEREKLPGNEVALFLASLVVNLIIAGIVFVLFGGLKLGGRDTTGKGERETERSKRERDGSTEAGSAEDEDHSRLDPAKIATLAALVALVVAVLAFDLDAGLSAITLAVLLSAFWPDSSRKAVGEIAWPTVLLICGVLTYVGVLEEMGTIKWAGEGVSGIGVPLLAALLLCYIGAIVSAFASSVGIMGALIPLAVPFLAQGEIGAVGMIAALSVSATVVDVSPFSTNGALVLAAAPDVDREHFFRQLMVYGGIVVAVVPAAVWLVLVVPGFG, encoded by the coding sequence ATGTCCGCCGAACTCATCTCCATCCTCGTACTCGTGGTGGTCTTCGTGATCGCCACCACCCGCTCCATCAACATGGGCGCGCTCGCCTTCGCCGCCGCCTTCGCGGTGGGCGAGCTGGCCGCCGACCTCGACGCCGACGGCATCTTCGCCGGCTTCCCCGGCGACCTGTTCGTCGTCCTGGTCGGCGTGACCTATCTGTTCGCCATCGCCCGCGCCAACGGCACCACCGACTGGCTGGTGCACGCGTCCATCCGGCTTGTGCGCGGGCGGATAGCCCTGATCCCCTGGGTGATGTTCGTGATCACCGGGGCGCTCACCGCGATCGGGGCGGTCAGTCCGGCCGCCGTGGCGATCGTCGCGCCGATCGCCCTGAGCTTCGCCGCCCGGTACGGGATCAGCCCGCTCCTGATGGGCGCCATGGTGGTGCACGGGGCCCAAGGCGGCGGCTTCTCGCCCATCAGCATCTACGGCTCGATCGTCAACGGAATCGTGGAGCGCGAGAAGCTGCCGGGGAACGAGGTCGCGCTCTTCCTCGCCTCGCTCGTCGTCAACCTCATCATCGCCGGGATCGTCTTCGTCCTCTTCGGCGGGCTGAAGCTGGGTGGCCGCGACACCACCGGCAAGGGAGAGCGGGAGACGGAGCGGTCCAAGCGGGAGCGGGACGGGTCCACGGAGGCCGGTTCGGCCGAAGACGAAGACCATTCACGGCTCGATCCGGCCAAGATCGCGACGCTCGCCGCCCTGGTCGCCCTCGTCGTCGCCGTCCTCGCCTTCGATCTCGACGCCGGTCTGAGCGCCATCACGCTGGCCGTGCTCCTGAGCGCGTTCTGGCCCGACTCCAGCCGCAAGGCCGTCGGCGAGATCGCCTGGCCGACCGTGCTCCTGATCTGCGGTGTGCTGACGTACGTCGGCGTGCTCGAGGAGATGGGCACCATCAAATGGGCCGGTGAGGGTGTCTCCGGCATCGGTGTCCCGCTCCTCGCCGCCCTTCTGCTCTGCTACATCGGGGCGATCGTCTCCGCGTTCGCCTCCTCCGTCGGGATCATGGGCGCGCTCATCCCGCTCGCCGTGCCGTTCCTGGCCCAGGGCGAGATCGGCGCGGTCGGCATGATCGCGGCGCTGTCCGTCTCCGCCACCGTCGTGGACGTCAGCCCCTTCTCGACCAACGGCGCGCTGGTGCTCGCCGCCGCCCCCGACGTCGACCGGGAACATTTCTTCCGGCAGTTGATGGTCTACGGCGGGATCGTGGTGGCCGTGGTGCCCGCCGCGGTGTGGCTCGTCCTCGTGGTGCCAGGATTCGGGTAG
- a CDS encoding ABC transporter ATP-binding protein: MNETLTEQHTDTRELLPTATAPRTRAAVRELVRPHRGLAAGGFAVLIAATAVGLLVQPLLGRIVDLVADQRPPGDLTLPVVLLVVVAVVHGGTTSLGLTLVSRLGETVLAHLRERFVEKALRLPLEQVEKAGAGDLTARVTRDVSVVGEAVRSALPELARSLLAILLTLVAMAALDWRFLVAALLAVPVQASTARWYVRHAVPLYAQQRIATGAQQQQLLDTIAGAGTVRAFRIEEEHTARVTRRSSDAVALKMRGIRLVLDFYNRLHVAEYTGLAAVLVAGFLLVRSDSVSIGTATAAALYFHSLFAPVNSALVLLDDAQSATASLARLVGVADEKTPEPIAPAARHDAPAGKTAEPDGTVTVLGIDHEYVPGQPVLQNVDLTLRAGERVALVGPSGAGKTTLAKLIAGVHRATSGSVHLTGTPARGNGLPVALVTQETHIFAGPLADDLRLAHAEATDEELRAALAAVDALDWAEALPEGLDTVVGDGGHRLTSAQVQQLALARLVLADPPVAVLDEATAEAGSTGARLLEKAAGHAVEGRTALIVAHRLTQAATADRIVVMEGGRIVESGTHDELRAGSGPYASLWEAWSGTRTATTEVPTHPGEPRVR, from the coding sequence ATGAACGAGACCCTGACCGAGCAGCACACGGACACCCGTGAGCTGCTCCCCACCGCCACCGCGCCCCGCACCCGCGCCGCGGTCCGTGAACTGGTGCGCCCGCACCGCGGCCTCGCGGCGGGCGGCTTCGCCGTACTGATCGCGGCGACCGCCGTGGGACTGCTCGTGCAGCCGCTGCTCGGCCGCATCGTGGACCTGGTGGCCGATCAGCGCCCGCCGGGCGACCTCACGCTGCCGGTCGTCCTGCTTGTCGTGGTCGCCGTCGTGCACGGCGGGACCACCTCGCTCGGCCTGACGCTCGTCTCCCGGCTCGGCGAGACCGTGCTCGCGCACCTGCGTGAGCGGTTCGTGGAGAAGGCTCTGCGGCTGCCGCTGGAACAGGTGGAGAAGGCCGGCGCCGGCGACCTCACCGCCCGCGTGACCCGGGACGTCTCGGTGGTGGGCGAGGCGGTGCGCAGTGCCCTGCCCGAACTGGCCCGTTCCCTGCTGGCCATCCTGCTGACGCTCGTCGCGATGGCGGCGCTCGACTGGCGCTTCCTGGTCGCGGCCCTCCTCGCGGTGCCCGTCCAGGCGTCCACGGCCCGCTGGTACGTCCGGCACGCCGTCCCGCTCTACGCCCAGCAGCGCATCGCCACCGGGGCCCAGCAGCAGCAACTGCTCGACACCATCGCCGGTGCGGGCACGGTGCGGGCCTTCCGCATCGAGGAGGAGCACACCGCGCGGGTGACCCGGCGCTCGTCGGACGCGGTCGCGCTGAAGATGCGCGGCATCCGGCTCGTCCTGGACTTCTACAACCGGCTGCACGTCGCCGAGTACACCGGCCTCGCCGCGGTCCTCGTCGCCGGGTTCCTCCTGGTCCGCTCGGACTCCGTGTCCATCGGCACCGCGACCGCCGCCGCGCTCTACTTCCACAGCCTGTTCGCGCCGGTCAACTCCGCGCTCGTACTCCTCGACGACGCGCAGTCGGCCACCGCCTCGCTCGCCCGTCTCGTCGGGGTCGCCGACGAGAAGACCCCCGAGCCGATCGCCCCCGCGGCACGGCACGACGCGCCCGCCGGCAAGACCGCCGAACCGGACGGCACCGTCACCGTGCTCGGCATCGACCACGAGTACGTACCCGGGCAACCCGTCCTGCAGAACGTGGACCTGACGCTCCGGGCCGGGGAACGAGTGGCCCTGGTCGGCCCCAGCGGCGCGGGCAAGACCACCCTCGCCAAGCTCATCGCGGGGGTGCACAGGGCGACTTCGGGCTCGGTGCACCTGACCGGAACCCCGGCCCGGGGCAACGGCCTTCCGGTGGCCCTGGTCACCCAGGAGACACATATCTTCGCCGGACCGCTGGCGGACGACCTTCGCCTCGCGCACGCCGAGGCCACGGACGAGGAGCTGCGCGCCGCGCTGGCCGCGGTGGACGCCCTGGACTGGGCCGAAGCGCTGCCCGAAGGACTGGACACCGTCGTGGGCGACGGCGGCCACCGCCTTACCTCCGCCCAGGTGCAGCAACTCGCTCTGGCCCGGCTGGTCCTGGCCGATCCGCCGGTGGCCGTGCTCGACGAGGCGACGGCTGAGGCGGGCAGCACCGGCGCGCGCCTCCTGGAGAAGGCAGCGGGCCATGCGGTCGAGGGACGCACCGCGCTGATCGTCGCGCACCGCCTCACTCAGGCCGCGACCGCGGACCGGATCGTCGTCATGGAGGGCGGCCGCATCGTGGAGAGCGGCACCCACGACGAACTGCGCGCGGGCTCCGGCCCCTACGCCTCTCTGTGGGAGGCGTGGTCCGGCACCCGTACGGCGACGACCGAAGTCCCCACGCACCCAGGAGAACCCCGCGTTCGGTAA
- a CDS encoding FadR/GntR family transcriptional regulator gives MSDALRPMGRTRLYEQVLDRLRAYVGEGGLRSGDRLPPERELAQRLGVSRASVKQAIVVLEVQGLVEVRHGGGTYLVKDSLDAEPVERLVERKRRLPDVLEAREALETKLAELAAERRTDDDVRAMRDALDTMAREIEAGEHGVEGDRLFHAAVTAAAHSALLAEFMRSIAEQITESRNESLRQVRRPARSLAQHHAILDAIEAGRGRAAAAAMRRHVRTVAKVRLLDWNPEDEAGDPDRATDHEPNRAPNRAPDHVPDHPEA, from the coding sequence ATGTCTGACGCGCTGCGCCCCATGGGCCGGACGAGACTGTACGAGCAGGTGCTTGACCGGCTGCGCGCCTACGTCGGCGAGGGCGGCCTGCGCTCCGGCGACCGGCTGCCGCCCGAGCGTGAACTGGCCCAGCGCCTCGGCGTCTCCCGCGCCTCCGTCAAGCAGGCGATCGTCGTGCTCGAAGTGCAGGGCCTGGTCGAGGTGCGGCACGGCGGCGGCACCTATCTGGTCAAGGACAGCCTGGACGCCGAGCCCGTGGAGCGGCTGGTGGAGCGCAAGCGGCGGCTGCCCGACGTCCTGGAGGCGCGCGAGGCACTGGAGACCAAACTCGCCGAACTGGCCGCCGAGCGGCGCACGGACGACGACGTACGGGCCATGCGGGACGCGCTCGACACGATGGCGCGGGAGATCGAGGCGGGCGAGCACGGGGTCGAGGGCGACCGGCTCTTCCACGCCGCTGTGACGGCGGCCGCCCACAGCGCGTTGCTCGCCGAGTTCATGCGCTCCATCGCCGAGCAGATCACCGAGAGCCGCAACGAGTCGCTGCGCCAGGTGCGGCGCCCCGCCCGCTCCCTCGCCCAGCACCACGCGATCCTCGACGCGATCGAGGCCGGCCGGGGCCGGGCGGCGGCGGCCGCGATGCGCCGCCATGTGCGGACGGTCGCGAAGGTACGGCTCCTCGACTGGAATCCGGAGGATGAGGCGGGCGACCCGGATCGCGCGACGGATCACGAACCGAATCGCGCCCCGAATCGCGCACCGGATCACGTGCCGGATCACCCCGAGGCGTGA